One segment of Panicum virgatum strain AP13 chromosome 3K, P.virgatum_v5, whole genome shotgun sequence DNA contains the following:
- the LOC120700403 gene encoding protein argonaute 4B, whose translation MSSHDGDADELPPPPPVPPNVVPIKADDVLGESPPDKPVKPKKLPMARPGVGRKGQLIQLYSNHFKVSVKSTEDFFFHYDVKLKYEDDQPVDGKVVGRKVIDKLQQTYHSELSNKDFAYDGEKSLFTVGALPQVNNEFTVVMEEPSTGKTAANGSPEGNDSPGGGDKKRVRRSYQPKTFKVELSLAAKIPMSAIGQAIRGEESENSLEALRVLDIILRQHSAKQGCLIVRQSFFHNNPSNFVDLGGGVVGCRGFHSSFRGTQSGLSLNIDVSTTMIVRPGPVSDFLLANQKVDHPSKIDWQKAKRALKNLRIKTIHGNTESKIVGLSEQNCKEQTFPLKLRDGSNDTVEITVYDYYMKKGIELRYSGDYPCINVGKPKRPTYFPIELCNLVPLQRYTKALSTLQRTNLVERSRQKPDERMAVLNDALQRSNYDSDPMLRVCGISVAPKFTQIEGRVLQAPKLKAANSEDILPRNGKWNFTNRKLIQTCSVDKWAVVNFSARCDIRRLIPDLMRNASAKGIQMDEPFEVFEESPSMRRAPVSRRVDDMFEQIKSKLPGAPRFLLCLLSERKNCEVYGPWKRKCLAEFGIVTQCLAPIRVNDPYLLNLLMKINAKLGGLNSLLQIEASRAIPHVSDVPTIILGMDVSHGHPGQDKPSIAAVVSSRQWPNISKYRASVHTQSARQEMMTSLFKPRGTEDDGLIRESLIDFYTSSGKRKPDHVIIFRDGVSESQFTQVINIELDQIIEACKFLDEKWSPKFTVIVAQKNHHTKFFQTGSPDNVPPGTVVDSKVCHPRNFDFYMCAHAGMIGTTRPTHYHVLHDEIGFSADDMQEFVHSLSYVYQRSTTAISVVAPICYAHLAAAQVGSFLKFEEMSDASSSQGGHTSVGSAPVPELPRLHEKVRSSMFFC comes from the exons ATGAGTTCTCATGATGGTGATGCTGATGAGTTGCCGCCACCCCCTCCGGTGCCACCGAATGTGGTGCCGATTAAAGCTGATGATGTTTTGGGTGAATCGCCACCAGATAAACCAGTAAAGCCTAAGAAACTACCAATGGCCAGGCCTGGTGTAGGACGAAAAGGGCAACTAATCCAGCTCTATTCAAATCACTTTAAAGTCTCGGTGAAGAGTACTGAAGACTTTTTCTTTCACTATGAT GTGAAGTTGAAGTATGAGGATGATCAACCCGTTGATGGGAAAGTGGTAGGCAGAAAGGTGATTGATAAACTGCAGCAGACATATCACTCTGAGCTTTCTAACAAGGACTTTGCATATGATGGAGAAAAGAGCCTGTTTACTGTTGGTGCTCTTCCACAAGTAAACAATGAGTTCACTGTAGTTATGGAGGAGCCGTCTACTGGAAA AACTGCTGCCAATGGGAGCCCTGAAGGAAATGACAGTCCTGGAGGTGGTGACAAGAAGAGAGTGAGGAGATCATACCAGCCGAAGACTTTCAAAGTCGAATTAAGTTTGGCAGCAAAAATTCCTATGAGCGCTATTGGTCAAGCCATTAGAGGTGAAGAATCAGAGAACTCACTGGAGGCTCTCCGTGTTCTTGATATTATACTGAGACAGCATTCTGCAAAACA GGGCTGTCTTATAGTCAGGCAGTCATTTTTCCATAACAACCCTTCAAACTTTGTTGATTTGGGTGGTGGTGTTGTGGGTTGtcgtggatttcattcaagctTTCGTGGCACACAGAGTGGACTTTCCCTGAACATTG ATGTTTCAACGACAATGATTGTGAGGCCAGGTCCAGTTTCTGATTTTCTTCTTGCTAACCAGAAAGTTGATCATCCTAGCAAAATTGACTGGCAAAAG GCCAAGCGTGCTCTGAAGAACTTGAGAATTAAGACAATTCATGGGAATACAGAATCCAAGATTGTTGGTCTTAGTGAGCAGAATTGCAAGGAACAGAC GTTTCCACTTAAACTGagggatggtagtaatgatactgttGAAATAACTGTCTATGACTACTATATGAAGAAAGGAATTGAACTGCGGTATTCTGGTGATTATCCCTGTATAAATGTTGGGAAACCAAAGCGCCCAACATATTTTCCCATTGAG CTGTGCAACCTTGTTCCTTTACAAAGATACACTAAAGCTTTGTCTACGCTACAAAGGACCAACCTAGTCGAGAGGTCTAGACAGAAGCCTGATGAAAGGATGGCAGTCCTTAACGAT GCGCTGCAACGTAGTAACTACGATTCCGACCCCATGCTGAGGGTGTGTGGTATTTCAGTTGCTCCAAAGTTTACTCAAATTGAAGGAAGGGTCCTGCAAGCCCCGAAG CTGAAAGCCGCCAACAGTGAAGATATCTTGCCACGAAATGGAAAGTGGAATTTCACCAATAGG AAGCTAATTCAAACATGCTCTGTGGATAAGTGGGCGGTTGTTAATTTCTCAGCACGTTGTGATATTCGGAGACTTATTCCTGACCTGATGAGAAATGCATCTGCAAAGGGAATT CAAATGGACGAACCTTTTGAGGTGTTTGAAGAGAGCCCCTCTATGAGGCGTGCCCCTGTGTCAAGAAGAGTGGATGATATGTTTGAACAGATAAAATCAAAACTTCCTGGAGCTCCAAGGTTCCTCTTGTGCCTTCTCTCGGAGAGGAAAAATTGTGAAGTCTATG GTCCTTGGAAGAGAAAGTGCCTTGCTGAATTTGGTATTGTCACACAATGTCTAGCACCAATAAGAGTCAATGATCCATACCTGCTTAATTTGCTGATGAagattaatgcaaag CTTGGCGGGCTGAACTCGTTGCTGCAAATTGAAGCATCTCGTGCAATACCTCATGTGTCTGACGTACCCACCATCATCTTGGGtatggatgtgtcacatggtcATCCAGGACAAGATAAACCTTCGATTGCTGCA GTGGTCAGCTCTCGTCAATGGCCTAATATCTCTAAATATAGAGCTTCAGTTCACACCCAATCTGCCAGGCAAGAAATGATGACCTCCTTGTTTAAGCCACGGGGAACTGAAGATGATGGCCTCATTCG GGAATCACTGATTGACTTCTATACTAGCTCTGGAAAGCGAAAACCTGACCATGTTATTATTTTCAG GGATGGAGTTAGTGAAAGCCAATTTACCCAGGTCATAAACATTGAACTCGATCAGATCATTGAG GCATGCAAGTTTCTCGATGAGAAGTGGTCGCCCAAGTTCACTGTGATTGTAGCTCAGAAGAACCATCATACCAAGTTTTTTCAGACTGGATCTCCAGATAACGTTCCTCCGG GTACTGTTGTGGACAGCAAAGTGTGCCATCCTAGGAACTTTGACTTCTACATGTGTGCACATGCTGGGATGATT GGAACAACAAGGCCGACGCATTATCATGTTCTCCACGATGAGATAGGCTTCTCTGCTGATGACATGCAGGAGTTTGTTCATTCGCTCTCTTATGT GTATCAAAGGAGCACAACGGCCATCTCCGTAG TTGCTCCAATTTGCTATGCCCATCTCGCCGCAGCGCAGGTCGGTTCGTTCCTGAAATTTGAGGAGATGTCAGATGCCTCCTCCAGCCAGGGAGGGCATACCTCGGTGGGCAGTGCACCCGTGCCAGAGCTGCCACGTCTGCATGAGAAAGTCAGGAGCTCTATGTTCTTCTGCTAA